From the genome of Hymenobacter gelipurpurascens:
GCGGGTGGCGGTAGGTGGCCTAGAGATCCTGAAAATATGGAAATGCCTATCTTTCACCTACTCGCGTACTATCTATTTCATCGGGCTAGCTCAGCAGTTGGCCGCAACCATCGGAATCGTTATGGAAAAGCATCTCACGGGTAAAACAGCGCTGGTGACGGGGGCCGGCTCCGGAATTGGCAAAGCCATTGCGCTCCTCTATGCGCAACTGGGAGCCAGCGTGATGGTATCGGATATCGACGAAGCGAAGGGGCGGCAGGTAGCACAAGAAATAACTCAGTCGGGCGGACAGGCCCGGTTCTACCGCACCGATGTCAGCGACCCAGCCCAGTGCGAGGCGCTGGTGCAGGAAACCATAGCGGCTTTCGGCCAGCTGGATATGGCCTGCAACAACGCAGGCATTGGCGGCGAGTTGAACCCCGTAGGCGAGTACAGCCTGGAAGGATGGAAGAAGGTAATTGACATCAACCTGAACAGCGTATTCTTCTGCCTCAAGTATGAGCTGGCGGTTATGAAGACCGGTGGCAGTATTATCAATATGGCGTCTATTCTAGGCCAGGTAGGCACTCCGCACTCGGCGGCCTATGTAGCGGCAAAGCACGGCGTAGTGGGTCTCACGCAGGCTGCTGCTCTAGAATATGCGCCCCAAGGCATCCGCATCAATGCGGTTGGGCCAGCCTACATCGATACACCGTTGCTTGGCGGACTGCCTCCTGAGCAGAAGCAGCAATTGGTGGCTTTGCACCCCCTCGGCCGCTTAGGTCGCTCGGAGGAGGTAGCAGAACTCGTCATTTGGCTCAGCTCCGATAAAGCATCGTTCGTAACGGGCTCCTATTACCCTGTAGATGGCGGCTACCTAGCCAGGTAGCGGCTGGGTAAGAGCGACTAGGAATAAAAGAAGGCCGACCTCCTAACGAGGTCGGCCTTCTTTTTTTGGCTTCCTAAGTGGCCTACAGCGTGAAGCTGAGGGTTTTTTCGTTGCCTGCTTGGTCGGTAATGTGCAGGGTGGCGGGGCCGCGCAAGGCGGGGCCAAGCTTGTCGTCGCGCTCCGTGAACAGCGTGGAGTTTTTGTGCTCAAACCGAAGCAACCGGAACTGTCCGTTCACCTCTAGCTTATAGCTGGCCAAGCCCGAAAGGTCGTCGCCGACTTTGAATACAAGGCCTGCCGCGCCCTTGCTGATCAGGCGGGCAGAGGGCGCAATGGTATCCGTGAGAATGCGGAACTGGCCGAAGGTTTTGATGTTGGCCGAGATGGTGTTGCCGTCCCATTTGCCGCCTACGTAGGCCTTGCCACCTTTGGCAGTTACGCCATAAATAGCCGAGCGCACCTTGTCGGTCACTTCCGTTTCGGGCTTGAGCGTGAGACGCAATGTTTCGTAGAGCGGCGTGCGGGGCATATGCACCGTCCAGAGGCCAGCCTTGTAGCTCGTCTGGACATAGAGCGTGTCGAAAAGCGTTTTGGGCTTGAAACCCAGGTTCATGGTGGCGGTGGCAAAGCTGAAGTCTTGGCCCGAAGGAATCAGCGCTTGCCGATCAAACAGTTTGGTGATGCTGCCAAACTGCATGGAGTCGGGCCGGCCGGCGCGAAGATCGTAGAGGTACACGTTCTGGCTTTGCTGGGTGTAGCTGGGCTTGAGCGTAAGGCGACGGTCACCCTTGTACAGCGTCAGGTTGCCGCCCACGGCGGCCGTGTCTGGGTCAGCCACGGTGGCTACCAGGAGGTTGCGGCTCACATCGTAGCGCAGGGCTGGCGTTTTCACGGCCGCCGAGCGAGTTTTGGTGTAGGCCGGTTGCTGGCCGCGCAGCACAAAACGCAAGGGCGTCATGTTGCCGTAGGAGTCCGCCATCCTGACTTCCACGTTGTAGAGTTTGCCATCCTCCACACGTAGTCGGCCTTTCGAGGGGCCAGTGGTATAGATGCTCAGGTCGTTGCCGTCGTCCACGAAGAGCTTTTCCATGAGACGGCCGTTCATAAAGCGCCACTCATAATCGGTGTGGCGGTTGATCTGGCGGGCACCCTCCGGAAACGGAATGTCATCGACAACGTGCGAGTACAGCGGTTGCCCATTCACGAGCACATCCACTTTCTGGAAGCCGTACTTGTTCCAGACCACATCAAACCGATCAAAGCCCTGCAGCAACAGGCCAACGGTGCCATAGCCCGGTATCGTATCGGCCCACACGTAACCGCCGCCGTTGGGCAGTGCCGCGCCCTTCGGCACAAAAACCTGCTTGCCAAATTTGCCTTCTACGCGAGCATCAATGCTGAGCGGCTCTACGGCAAACGCCTGTAGAATTGGCGCCACATGGTCCTGGATTTCCGGGAAGCCGCCCCACTGCAGCGGGTTCAGCTGGTGGTCTTGGGCGGTGCGTACCTCCCAGTGCACGTGCGGGCCCGCCGAGCCACCCGTGTTACCGGATAAGGCCACCACTTCGCCGCGCTTTACCGGAAACTGGTCGGGCTTGAAAAACAGCTCCAGCTCGTAGGTCTGCTTCTCATACTGCTGGCGCCGCAGCTCCTCCGCTACCGGCCCCCGGAAGTGGTTTAGGTGGCCGTAAACAGTCGTCAGGCCGTTGGGGTGTGTGATGTAGAGCACGTTGCCGTAGCCAAAGCTGCTCTGCTTCAGGCGCGACACGTAGCCATCGGCCGAGGCATACACTGGCAAATCTACGCGGCCATCGGTCTTGATATCGAGGCCGCCGTGGAAGTGGTTGGGGCGTAGCTCGCCCATACTGGCGGCCAAGTAGTTGGGCTGGCCAGGCTTGATGGGGAACAGAAAATAGCCCTTTGGTACTGCCGGAACGGCATCGGGCGGAGTAGTGGAGGCCGGTTTCGGCTTGGCCGAAGAATCAGGCTCCTGGCCGCCGCAGGAAACGGGCTGGAGGCCTAGCAGGAGCAGGAAAGGCAATGTCAGGCTCAGTAGCCGCGGCTGAGCCTTGAAAAAAGTATGCAGCATTCAGGAAAGGAAATCAGCAACAAAAAAGCAGCGGTGTCGCCACAACAAGGCGGCCTGCCATTATCGTGCCTTCTGGTAAAATGGGCAGCCCATGAGAAGCCCGTGTTTGGAAGCTCTAGGCCAGGGAAAATCTCACACAAAGCCCTTCGTGCAGCTTAATGCACAATGAGCTTGTGTGAGGAAAGTAGATACACTGGCCTAGGGCCGATTACTTCACGGCCAGATCCAGCAGCTTTTCGTTTTCGAGGTAGCCGGTGAGCTGGTCGCCTACTTTCACCTGGCCTACGCCGCTGGGCGTGCCGGTAAATATCAGGTCGCCCATTTTCAGGGTGATGAATTGGGAGATGTAGCTGATGATTTTGTTGAAATCATGGAGCATCAGGCCCGAGTTGCCCTGCTGGCGCACTTCGCCGTTCACTTCCAGCCGAAAGTTGATGTTCTTCAGATCCGGAAAATCAGCCACGGGCTTAAATTCCTGGGAAATAGGAGCGGAGCCATCGAAGCCTTTGGCCAGCTCCCAGGGCAAACCTTTGCTCTTCAGCTTGCTTTGCAGGTCGCGGGCCGTGAAATCAATGCCTAGGCCTATGGCGTCGAAATAGGTAGGCGCAAACTTCTCCTCGATGTTCTTGCCGTTTTTGCAGATGCGCAGCACCAGCTCAATCTCGTGGTGAATATCCTGAGAGAAATCGGGGATGAAGAAGGGCTGGTTGCGCTGCAGCAGCGCGGTATCGGGCTTGGCAAAAATGACGGGGGCGTCGGGCGTTTCGTTTTGGAGTTCGGCAATATGTTCGGCGTAGTTGCGGCCGATGCAGAGGATTTTCATGCTCAGGTAGTTGAAGGAATAACGGCGGTTCGGCTTTACGCAAAAGCCATGCACCAGGGCAAACGGCAAGGAGTGTGGCCAAAAATAACGTTTAATTCGCTGGCCAGCTACCTAAAAAAACCGGGCGCTAGGCCTATTGAATCGGGCAGTAAACATTTTGCCTACCGCCGCACGTATAGCAACGGGCCAGCTTCAGCACGCTTACAAAAGCGCCGGGGTTGGCGCCCGCCGTTCTAGTTTCATCCTCTCTCTTCCTCCCTTTCCTATGCTCAAGAAGATTGCCTTAGCCAGTTGCCTGTTTATGGCCGCCGCCTGCTCCACTGTTCCTATCACGGGCCGCCGCCAGCTTAGCCTGGTTTCTGATGCGGAGATGAACACCATGGCCGCCACCGAATACCAGAAAGTCCTGGCGTCCAGCCGGCTCTCCACCAACTCTACTCAAACGGCTATGGTGCGCCGCGTAGGCCAGCGCATTCAGCAAGCCGTAGAAATGTATTTCCGCCAGCAAAACCAGCAGGCCCAGCTGGATGGCTACGCCTGGGAGTTTAACCTCATTGAAGACAAGCAGCAGAATGCCTGGTGCATGCCTGGCGGCAAGGTAGCCGTGTATACCGGCATTCTGCCCATCACGCAGGATGAAACCGGCCTGGCCGTAGTAATGGGCCACGAAATTGCGCACGCCGTAGCCAAGCACAGCTCGGAGCGCATGAGCCAGCAAATGGCTGCGCAGGGGCTGGGCTCGGTAGCTTCCGCTGCTGTAGGCCAGACGCCTTCTGCCACGCAAAACGTGTTCTTGCAGGCGGTGGGAGTAGGTTCTTCGCTAGGCCTCTTGAAATACGGGCGCAGCCAGGAATCGGAAGCCGACCACTTGGGGCTTATCTTTATGGCCATGGCGGGCTACAACCCCGATGATGCTGTCGCGTTCTGGCAGCGCATGGAGTCGCAGGCCAGTTCCGGTGGCACCCCCGAGTTTCTTTCTACTCACCCCTCCAGCGGCACGCGCATCGCGGATATCCAGCGTGAGCTGCCCCAAGCCCGTACGTTCTATAAGGGCCGCTAAGTCCTACCCGTTTATCTGTACCTGATGAAATATTTTCTGCGCTCCCTGCTTTCGCCGCTGACAATCAGTGGATTATTAGCCCTGGGTGGCCTAGCTGCCTGCGAAACCACCAAGCGCGGCTTTCCGGAAGTAAGCTCGCCCACCGCCTCCGACGACACTGATAGTGATGCGGCGCGGCGCCGGAAAATGGAAGCGGTCAGCAAGCAGGTAGGGGAGGTAAGCGAAGGCAAGATGCGCTACATTGTACCGCGCGAGCAATTGGCGGCCGCCTTCACCCGGCAGTTCGGAGATGGCACCGTGATAGACAAAACCATGATCCGGAAGGTGCAGGAAACATCCAAGGACAAGGCTGTCTATTACCTCGTCGGGATAGGCCTACGCAACGGTATGTACCGGGCTATGGCTATTCCGCTGCAGTCTTCTACTGATAACAGCCTCTATCTCAACACAGGAGCAGATCGGTATATCATTGCCGGGGTCGGCTGCACATTCTGCTTTTTCAGCTTTGAGAACAACGAGATTGTGGGCACAACCTGCGAGGAAAACACCGGCGGCAGCCGCTGCGACCTACGCGTAGAAACCGACAATACCCTACTGGTGGGCCGCTAGTCATGCTAAGCCGCAAATGGATTCTGCGCCTCTCGCTCACGGCCCTGGCCCTGCTCGTCACCACGGACCGGCGCCGGCCTAGGCCACTCCCCGAGAAGCCCACAGGCAAAAAGCCCAAAGACGAATAATGCTCACA
Proteins encoded in this window:
- a CDS encoding M48 family metallopeptidase; the protein is MLKKIALASCLFMAAACSTVPITGRRQLSLVSDAEMNTMAATEYQKVLASSRLSTNSTQTAMVRRVGQRIQQAVEMYFRQQNQQAQLDGYAWEFNLIEDKQQNAWCMPGGKVAVYTGILPITQDETGLAVVMGHEIAHAVAKHSSERMSQQMAAQGLGSVASAAVGQTPSATQNVFLQAVGVGSSLGLLKYGRSQESEADHLGLIFMAMAGYNPDDAVAFWQRMESQASSGGTPEFLSTHPSSGTRIADIQRELPQARTFYKGR
- a CDS encoding SDR family NAD(P)-dependent oxidoreductase codes for the protein MEKHLTGKTALVTGAGSGIGKAIALLYAQLGASVMVSDIDEAKGRQVAQEITQSGGQARFYRTDVSDPAQCEALVQETIAAFGQLDMACNNAGIGGELNPVGEYSLEGWKKVIDINLNSVFFCLKYELAVMKTGGSIINMASILGQVGTPHSAAYVAAKHGVVGLTQAAALEYAPQGIRINAVGPAYIDTPLLGGLPPEQKQQLVALHPLGRLGRSEEVAELVIWLSSDKASFVTGSYYPVDGGYLAR
- a CDS encoding fumarylacetoacetate hydrolase family protein, with amino-acid sequence MKILCIGRNYAEHIAELQNETPDAPVIFAKPDTALLQRNQPFFIPDFSQDIHHEIELVLRICKNGKNIEEKFAPTYFDAIGLGIDFTARDLQSKLKSKGLPWELAKGFDGSAPISQEFKPVADFPDLKNINFRLEVNGEVRQQGNSGLMLHDFNKIISYISQFITLKMGDLIFTGTPSGVGQVKVGDQLTGYLENEKLLDLAVK
- a CDS encoding M23 family metallopeptidase, with the translated sequence MLHTFFKAQPRLLSLTLPFLLLLGLQPVSCGGQEPDSSAKPKPASTTPPDAVPAVPKGYFLFPIKPGQPNYLAASMGELRPNHFHGGLDIKTDGRVDLPVYASADGYVSRLKQSSFGYGNVLYITHPNGLTTVYGHLNHFRGPVAEELRRQQYEKQTYELELFFKPDQFPVKRGEVVALSGNTGGSAGPHVHWEVRTAQDHQLNPLQWGGFPEIQDHVAPILQAFAVEPLSIDARVEGKFGKQVFVPKGAALPNGGGYVWADTIPGYGTVGLLLQGFDRFDVVWNKYGFQKVDVLVNGQPLYSHVVDDIPFPEGARQINRHTDYEWRFMNGRLMEKLFVDDGNDLSIYTTGPSKGRLRVEDGKLYNVEVRMADSYGNMTPLRFVLRGQQPAYTKTRSAAVKTPALRYDVSRNLLVATVADPDTAAVGGNLTLYKGDRRLTLKPSYTQQSQNVYLYDLRAGRPDSMQFGSITKLFDRQALIPSGQDFSFATATMNLGFKPKTLFDTLYVQTSYKAGLWTVHMPRTPLYETLRLTLKPETEVTDKVRSAIYGVTAKGGKAYVGGKWDGNTISANIKTFGQFRILTDTIAPSARLISKGAAGLVFKVGDDLSGLASYKLEVNGQFRLLRFEHKNSTLFTERDDKLGPALRGPATLHITDQAGNEKTLSFTL